In the Plasmodium gaboni strain SY75 chromosome 13, whole genome shotgun sequence genome, aaaatatatataatatgaataaataaataaatatatatatatatatatatttttatgtatttaatttttaGTGTGAGCTTTCGTAAATATTTTAGTGAAGATTACTTTTGGACCCAAGCTAATATAGGTCCATTGTGTATTGGTATAATAACAGCACCCTACTGGATATCATCTTTAAAAGTATGttcatttaaaatatatatatatatatatatatatatatatatatatattgcCATTCCTTGttacaaatataatttatttttctttcatttttcttcctatttttttttgtagaACATTTATTGGTCCCGTCGTTATGAAAAGTTAAACAAAGAAGAAATTTTATCTGACCGATTTACGTGGTTATATGAAAGAATGCTAGAAGATGAAGTACATAAGACCTTATTAGATAAATTATCGTCATACAactttaaaaataatggCCCAGAAAATATGCTAGGCCCAAgcattatataaaaaaaaaaaaaatatatatgtattttatatttaaatatgtattcatttgtaaatcataatatatatatatatatttcattataatttcaTTCTTATCTATTAGTATACATATTTAACAACGTACTTTTATTCctattatttatattttattccaaatcaaatatttctttttatgtACTTTCTTCATTAACAACGTTTCATTAAATAGCtagaaaaaatgaaaaattcTGAACAAGTCAgaattaattttaattatatatattcaaataagGAAATTAGAAATGACGTATACCTACCAAGTAGTGATACATTTACATTTATTGAAGCTTTAGAAGATGAAGTTGATAATATTTcacaaaatattaatatcatcatGGAAATGGGgtatttataaaaaaaaaaaaattattctataatgtatcttttttatatgcaatacatttatttatttttgacatttcatataaaagtatttatatttttttattttttccttcctgaaaaaataaaagaaaatgcatataatatatatatatatatatatatatacatacatacatatgttttatttatgtatatattcTTAGGAGTGGTAGTGGATATCTAATTCTGTCTTTATATGAAATGCTACTAAGTAGAAACAAAAAAGTCGATATGCTTTATTGTGTAGACATTAATAAGAAGG is a window encoding:
- a CDS encoding hypothetical protein (conserved Plasmodium protein, unknown function), with translation MISFIKKVAKGISKGCSWCKSVSFRKYFSEDYFWTQANIGPLCIGIITAPYWISSLKNIYWSRRYEKLNKEEILSDRFTWLYERMLEDEVHKTLLDKLSSYNFKNNGPENMLGPSII